The Sphaerospermopsis torques-reginae ITEP-024 genome has a window encoding:
- a CDS encoding homospermidine biosynthesis protein, producing the protein MSKKQGKKIAPIPMSADISVVDLINNYFTAYNSARLREACQLLSQDIFQPGVTVGVSLSGALTPAGFGVSALAPLIRHGCIDWMISTGANLYHDMHYGLGFELFAGSPFLDDVKLREQGTIRIYDIIFGYDVLLETDAFIRKILQAEPFQKRMGTAEFHYLLGKYVREVEKQLGVQHSCLLATAYEYGVPIYTSSPGDSSIGMNVAALALEGSKLVLDPAIDVNETAAIAYAARETDGKSAAVILGGGSPKNFLLQTQPQIHEVLGLEERGHDFFVQFTDARPDTGGLSGATPAEAVSWGKIDPDELPSAIVCYTDSTIALPLVTAYVLNQCEPRPLKRLYDRRDELLDTLQKDYLAAKDNPVVKEGGEEVATYPCGTPVKR; encoded by the coding sequence ATGTCAAAAAAACAAGGTAAAAAAATTGCACCCATACCCATGTCAGCCGACATTAGTGTGGTTGATTTAATTAACAATTACTTCACTGCTTATAATTCAGCCCGGTTACGGGAAGCTTGTCAACTGCTGAGTCAGGATATCTTTCAACCAGGTGTCACCGTCGGGGTGAGTCTTTCCGGTGCTTTGACACCAGCAGGTTTTGGAGTTTCCGCCTTAGCGCCTTTAATTCGTCATGGTTGCATTGATTGGATGATCAGCACTGGTGCGAATCTTTACCATGATATGCACTATGGTTTAGGTTTTGAATTGTTTGCGGGTAGTCCATTTTTAGATGATGTCAAATTACGGGAACAAGGAACAATCCGTATTTATGACATTATTTTTGGCTATGATGTGCTGTTAGAAACCGACGCTTTTATCCGTAAAATTCTCCAAGCTGAACCTTTTCAAAAGCGCATGGGAACGGCTGAATTTCATTATTTACTGGGTAAATATGTGCGGGAAGTAGAAAAACAATTAGGTGTACAGCATTCCTGTTTGTTAGCTACAGCTTATGAATATGGCGTACCGATTTATACTTCTTCCCCTGGTGATAGTTCTATAGGGATGAATGTGGCAGCTTTAGCTTTAGAGGGTTCTAAGTTGGTGTTAGATCCAGCTATTGACGTGAATGAAACTGCGGCGATCGCCTATGCTGCACGGGAAACAGACGGTAAAAGCGCGGCTGTAATTCTTGGTGGAGGCAGTCCTAAGAACTTTTTGTTACAAACCCAACCGCAAATTCACGAGGTTTTAGGATTAGAAGAAAGAGGACATGATTTCTTTGTCCAGTTTACCGATGCGCGTCCAGATACAGGCGGTTTATCAGGTGCAACTCCCGCAGAAGCAGTGAGTTGGGGTAAAATTGACCCGGATGAGTTACCCAGCGCGATCGTTTGTTATACCGATAGTACAATTGCGCTGCCATTGGTAACAGCTTATGTGTTAAATCAATGTGAACCTCGTCCTTTAAAGCGGTTGTATGATAGACGGGATGAGTTGTTAGATACTTTGCAAAAAGATTATTTAGCAGCGAAGGATAACCCGGTAGTTAAGGAAGGTGGGGAGGAAGTAGCGACTTATCCCTGCGGTACGCCGGTGAAGCGTTAG
- a CDS encoding DUF4435 domain-containing protein, protein MKEQDYEMLAKRMVEDAWMRGCDISVLVEDIYDQRLWECIIENVKPELRDKIDFPNPVPRGTRGKDILKKFKDFVSEKLIICVDSDCEYLYDEQVWYIAKYIYHTVVYSKENFQCHHLSLNEICKDLTTKRYDNFQALLENISRKVAPLFYIWFYLRENQIQSFDETAINKETFKKILRFQGTEFDNIGNENILYQKIEERVNDILDKLRNEMGEGWYDATFEHDIPEIKNRLLEQYSIQEEKILDFYYGHSVLEEFVQPFMETIIRILTNLKIEEVRQNLSEATEQVINETISRIENIAKKDIDTKLSDSFKYLIANKVDQNLEKIKTKLATEIN, encoded by the coding sequence ATGAAAGAGCAGGATTATGAAATGTTGGCTAAAAGAATGGTAGAAGATGCCTGGATGAGAGGGTGTGATATTTCTGTATTAGTTGAGGATATTTATGATCAAAGACTTTGGGAATGTATCATTGAAAATGTCAAACCAGAATTAAGAGATAAAATTGATTTTCCTAATCCTGTTCCTAGAGGAACTCGTGGAAAAGATATCTTAAAAAAGTTTAAAGATTTTGTCAGTGAAAAACTCATTATTTGTGTTGATAGTGATTGTGAATATCTTTATGATGAGCAAGTTTGGTATATTGCTAAATATATTTATCACACAGTTGTTTATAGTAAAGAAAATTTCCAATGTCATCATTTATCATTAAATGAAATCTGCAAAGATTTAACCACCAAGAGATATGATAATTTCCAAGCTTTGCTAGAAAATATTTCTCGAAAAGTCGCGCCTTTATTTTATATTTGGTTTTATTTAAGAGAAAATCAGATTCAAAGTTTTGATGAGACTGCTATTAATAAAGAAACATTTAAAAAAATTTTGCGTTTTCAAGGAACTGAATTTGATAATATTGGAAATGAGAATATTTTATATCAAAAGATTGAAGAAAGGGTGAATGATATATTAGACAAACTGAGAAATGAAATGGGTGAAGGTTGGTATGATGCCACTTTTGAACATGATATTCCTGAAATCAAAAACCGATTATTAGAACAATATTCAATCCAGGAAGAAAAAATTTTAGACTTTTATTATGGACATAGTGTATTAGAAGAATTTGTTCAACCCTTCATGGAAACAATTATTAGAATATTGACTAATTTAAAGATAGAGGAAGTAAGGCAGAATCTAAGTGAAGCTACGGAACAGGTTATTAACGAAACAATCAGTAGAATTGAAAATATTGCAAAAAAAGATATTGACACTAAATTGAGTGACAGTTTTAAATATCTTATTGCTAATAAAGTTGATCAGAATCTGGAAAAAATTAAAACAAAATTAGCTACAGAAATTAATTAG
- a CDS encoding DUF433 domain-containing protein, translated as MPTLTDISTLIVRTPGTCGGRPRIADTRITVQYIVNEIKSGMTPEEIIEDKPFLTIAGIYTALAYYYANKELLDIEFARYQEECQRLELEYKARHLS; from the coding sequence ATGCCAACCCTCACAGACATTTCCACTTTGATTGTTAGGACACCAGGTACTTGTGGTGGTCGTCCGCGAATCGCTGACACTCGTATTACTGTACAGTATATTGTCAATGAGATTAAATCTGGTATGACCCCAGAAGAAATCATTGAAGATAAGCCTTTTTTGACAATTGCAGGTATTTATACTGCGTTGGCTTATTATTATGCTAATAAGGAATTACTAGATATTGAATTTGCTAGATATCAAGAAGAATGTCAGCGACTTGAATTAGAATATAAAGCAAGACATCTATCATGA
- a CDS encoding helicase HerA domain-containing protein — MNLGQPLGSVIEGSLTGGLEVRLHPDISVEDMRVGKFLVVQGVRSRFFCMLTDVSLGTANARIIANPPGWEDTFLREILAGSGTYGMINLAPMLMFTPETNESFSSVNGKSLKPFVPYTTGLASFQPQTSTTMELLPVKTIPSHFSQVYEANEEDFRRVFGWEDDPHRNNFSIGKPLDMDVPICIDLNRFVERSNGVFGKSGTGKSFLTRLLLAGVIRKNAAVNLIFDMHSEYGWEAVAEGKEVNTVKGLKQLFPGKVEVYTLDPESTKRRGVRDAQELYLSYEQIEVEDIKLCARELGITEAALDNANILCNELGKSWIPQLFNMTSEDIKMFCEDKPGHPGSITSLQRKLLRLDSLKYMRAVCPHNYIKKIVQSLEAGKNVVIEFGSQSNMLSYMLVTNMITRRIHEHYVKRADKFLQSKNPLDRPTPLMITIEEAHRFLDPAVVQSTIFGTIARELRKYFVTLLVVDQRPSGIDNEVMSQIGTRITALLNDEKDIDAIFTGVSGGGALRSVLAKLDSKQQALILGHAVPMPVVVRTRPYDTVFYGEIGDQVWEEKSDAEVFAAAELAKADLGF; from the coding sequence ATGAATTTAGGACAACCATTAGGTTCAGTTATTGAAGGTTCTCTCACTGGAGGTTTAGAAGTGAGACTACACCCGGATATCTCTGTAGAAGATATGCGGGTGGGTAAATTTCTTGTAGTTCAAGGGGTGCGATCGCGTTTTTTTTGTATGCTGACAGATGTATCTTTAGGAACAGCAAATGCGCGAATTATCGCTAACCCCCCCGGTTGGGAAGATACTTTTTTACGGGAGATTTTAGCGGGAAGCGGTACTTATGGGATGATCAACCTCGCACCCATGTTGATGTTTACCCCAGAAACCAATGAATCTTTTTCCTCTGTTAACGGTAAATCTCTCAAGCCATTTGTACCATATACTACAGGTTTAGCTTCTTTCCAACCTCAAACCAGCACTACAATGGAATTGCTACCTGTAAAAACTATACCTAGTCATTTTAGCCAAGTTTATGAAGCTAATGAAGAGGATTTTCGGCGGGTGTTTGGTTGGGAAGATGACCCCCACAGAAACAACTTCTCTATCGGTAAACCCTTAGATATGGATGTACCGATTTGTATTGATTTAAACCGTTTTGTGGAACGAAGTAACGGCGTTTTTGGTAAATCTGGGACTGGTAAATCTTTTCTGACACGCTTACTTTTAGCCGGTGTGATTCGTAAAAATGCCGCTGTTAACTTAATTTTTGATATGCACTCAGAATATGGCTGGGAAGCAGTGGCAGAAGGTAAAGAAGTTAACACGGTTAAAGGTTTAAAACAGTTATTTCCCGGTAAAGTCGAAGTTTATACTCTTGACCCAGAATCAACCAAGCGTAGAGGTGTCAGAGATGCACAAGAACTATATTTAAGTTATGAACAAATAGAAGTCGAAGATATTAAATTATGTGCTAGAGAGTTAGGAATTACCGAAGCAGCTTTAGATAATGCCAATATCTTATGTAATGAGTTAGGTAAATCTTGGATTCCTCAATTGTTCAACATGACAAGTGAGGATATTAAAATGTTTTGTGAAGACAAGCCAGGACATCCAGGCTCAATCACTTCTTTACAGCGGAAATTATTGCGTTTAGATAGTTTAAAATATATGCGGGCAGTTTGTCCCCACAACTATATTAAGAAAATAGTACAATCTTTGGAAGCTGGCAAAAATGTAGTGATAGAATTTGGTTCACAATCGAATATGCTCTCTTATATGTTGGTGACGAATATGATCACCAGACGTATACATGAGCATTATGTCAAAAGAGCAGATAAATTTCTCCAAAGTAAAAATCCCTTGGATCGGCCAACACCATTAATGATTACAATAGAAGAAGCCCATCGTTTTCTTGACCCCGCAGTGGTACAAAGTACCATCTTTGGGACTATAGCCAGGGAACTGAGGAAATATTTTGTAACACTTTTGGTAGTTGATCAGCGTCCGTCTGGGATAGATAATGAAGTTATGTCCCAAATAGGTACTCGCATCACTGCTCTGCTTAATGACGAAAAAGATATTGATGCGATTTTTACAGGTGTATCGGGTGGGGGAGCTTTGCGTTCAGTTTTGGCTAAATTAGACTCTAAACAACAAGCTTTAATTTTAGGTCATGCCGTACCCATGCCAGTAGTAGTGCGTACCAGACCCTATGATACGGTGTTTTATGGGGAAATTGGCGATCAAGTTTGGGAAGAAAAGTCAGATGCAGAAGTTTTCGCGGCCGCAGAACTCGCTAAAGCTGACTTAGGTTTTTAG
- a CDS encoding RNA polymerase sigma factor, RpoD/SigA family yields MPTVNNETENLNAKFTADMVRTYLREIGRVPLLTREQEIVYGKQVQQMMTLLEGKEALAKKLDHEPSLAEWAAHVNQSENEVKHTVALGKRAKQKMIEANLRLVVAIAKKYQKRNMEFLDLIQEGTLGLERGVEKFDPMRGYKFSTYAYWWIRQAITRAIAQQGRTIRLPIHITEKLNKIKKVQRELAQKLGRSPTPTEIAKELELEPAQIREYLNMARQPVSLDVRVGDNQDTELQEMLEDEGPSPEYYTTQEFLRQDLNNLLAELTPQQREVLALRFGLEDGNEMSLAKVGERLNLSRERVRQLEHQALAHLRRRRANVKEYVAS; encoded by the coding sequence ATGCCTACTGTTAACAACGAAACTGAAAACCTGAATGCCAAATTCACGGCTGATATGGTGCGAACCTATCTGCGGGAAATTGGCCGTGTGCCACTACTAACCCGTGAGCAAGAGATTGTTTATGGGAAGCAAGTGCAGCAAATGATGACGCTGCTTGAAGGTAAAGAAGCTTTAGCGAAAAAACTAGACCATGAACCTAGTTTAGCAGAATGGGCTGCCCATGTTAACCAATCAGAAAATGAAGTTAAACATACGGTGGCGTTAGGTAAGCGAGCCAAGCAAAAAATGATTGAAGCGAATTTGCGCTTGGTTGTGGCGATCGCCAAAAAATACCAGAAACGAAACATGGAATTTCTGGATTTGATCCAGGAAGGAACATTAGGTTTAGAACGGGGGGTAGAGAAATTTGATCCCATGCGGGGTTATAAATTCTCGACTTATGCTTACTGGTGGATTCGGCAAGCGATTACACGAGCGATCGCTCAACAAGGTCGCACTATCCGCTTACCTATCCATATTACCGAAAAGCTGAACAAAATTAAAAAGGTGCAACGGGAGTTGGCGCAAAAGTTGGGCAGGTCTCCAACACCAACAGAAATCGCCAAAGAACTGGAATTAGAACCTGCTCAGATTCGTGAATATCTGAATATGGCACGTCAACCAGTTTCTTTAGATGTGCGGGTTGGTGATAACCAAGACACCGAACTGCAAGAAATGTTGGAAGATGAAGGTCCATCTCCAGAGTATTACACCACTCAGGAATTTTTGCGCCAAGACTTAAATAACCTGTTGGCAGAACTCACACCCCAACAACGGGAAGTTTTAGCTTTACGGTTTGGTTTAGAAGATGGTAATGAAATGTCCTTGGCGAAAGTTGGTGAACGGTTGAACCTTAGCCGTGAGCGAGTCCGTCAACTAGAACATCAAGCACTTGCACATTTACGCCGTCGTCGCGCCAATGTTAAAGAATACGTTGCCAGCTAA
- a CDS encoding DUF2887 domain-containing protein, producing the protein MIKKSNSNYLLELVERMLVDKFSSYTRQELEAMLGLTE; encoded by the coding sequence TTGATAAAAAAATCTAACAGTAATTATCTTTTAGAATTAGTAGAAAGAATGCTGGTTGACAAATTCTCATCCTATACCCGTCAGGAGTTAGAAGCAATGCTTGGATTAACAGAATGA
- a CDS encoding DUF5615 family PIN-like protein, with product MNRICFYLDEDTIKTALIQALKNADLDVVTVADVKRLGYTDEEQLIWATEQKRVIYSFNIGDFCRLHRDFMAENKSHTGIILASQQQYSVGQQLRGLLKLAAEKSAQDMVNELVFLSAYV from the coding sequence ATGAATCGTATTTGCTTCTATTTAGATGAAGATACTATCAAAACTGCACTGATACAAGCATTGAAAAATGCTGATTTAGATGTTGTGACAGTTGCCGATGTTAAGAGATTGGGTTATACCGATGAAGAACAACTAATTTGGGCAACAGAGCAAAAGCGAGTCATTTATAGTTTCAATATCGGTGATTTTTGTAGATTACATCGTGATTTTATGGCTGAGAATAAAAGTCATACTGGAATCATTTTAGCTTCACAACAGCAATATTCGGTTGGTCAACAACTACGAGGATTATTGAAACTGGCTGCTGAAAAGTCAGCCCAAGACATGGTTAACGAATTGGTATTTCTTAGTGCTTATGTTTAA
- a CDS encoding phycobiliprotein lyase, with protein sequence MNIEEFFELSAGKWFSHRTSHHLAFKQSEDGKSDIVIEMLAADHPEVIKLCEQYEVHPSTTSCGARVTWKGTMEWDEEKHEGSTVLVTVPDADKPGEGKLLREMGYAEKAPVAGTYKMGEDGALTLITEYETMWSEERLWFASPNLRMRVSVLKRFGGFSMASFTSEIRMGATEASKKAMEAANTVNASAG encoded by the coding sequence ATGAATATTGAAGAGTTTTTTGAGTTAAGTGCTGGGAAATGGTTCTCTCACCGTACAAGTCACCATTTGGCCTTTAAGCAATCAGAAGATGGTAAATCAGACATCGTGATTGAAATGCTGGCCGCAGATCATCCAGAAGTAATCAAACTCTGTGAACAGTATGAAGTTCATCCCAGTACAACTTCCTGTGGTGCGAGAGTTACCTGGAAGGGAACAATGGAATGGGATGAAGAAAAACACGAAGGTTCTACGGTTTTAGTTACTGTACCTGATGCAGATAAACCCGGAGAAGGTAAGTTACTGCGAGAAATGGGTTATGCAGAAAAAGCACCCGTAGCAGGAACTTACAAAATGGGTGAAGATGGTGCTTTAACTTTAATTACTGAGTATGAAACCATGTGGTCTGAGGAAAGACTATGGTTTGCTAGTCCTAATCTGCGGATGCGGGTAAGTGTCCTCAAGCGTTTTGGTGGTTTTAGTATGGCTTCTTTCACTTCTGAGATTCGCATGGGTGCGACGGAAGCATCTAAAAAAGCGATGGAAGCAGCTAATACAGTTAACGCCAGCGCCGGTTAA
- a CDS encoding fasciclin domain-containing protein, translating into MKANYSKLLTNIAGILGVTGVGLLITLPSRAEVFPNHDTNINSKTQIAQSSGDGVLNPRPSIFNEPPYNRGTAPSETPKVTPPPVRNRPGTSTPATPSTKPTETTETKNVVEVAESAGNFKTLIKALEAGGLKETLQGAGPFTILAPTDEAFAKLPQDAVQDLLKPENKEILVKILTYHVIPGRVLSSDLKSGEVTSLQGDPIKVLVNPSRGVFVNDAQVTKADIPASNGVIHQIDNLILPPSL; encoded by the coding sequence ATGAAGGCTAATTACAGCAAATTATTGACCAATATCGCTGGAATATTGGGAGTAACAGGAGTTGGTCTCCTGATTACTTTACCATCTAGAGCGGAAGTATTTCCAAATCATGATACCAATATAAACAGTAAAACACAGATAGCCCAGTCTAGCGGCGATGGAGTGCTGAATCCTAGACCAAGTATTTTCAACGAACCTCCCTACAACCGTGGTACTGCACCTAGCGAAACTCCAAAAGTCACACCACCACCAGTCAGAAACAGACCTGGAACTTCAACACCAGCTACTCCCAGCACTAAACCAACCGAAACCACAGAAACCAAAAACGTTGTAGAAGTTGCTGAATCAGCGGGTAATTTTAAAACCCTCATCAAAGCTTTAGAAGCGGGTGGACTTAAAGAAACTTTGCAAGGTGCTGGACCATTTACAATTTTAGCGCCCACAGATGAAGCCTTTGCTAAACTACCACAGGACGCGGTGCAGGATTTGTTAAAGCCAGAAAACAAAGAGATTTTGGTGAAAATTTTAACTTATCACGTCATACCAGGTAGAGTTCTTTCTAGTGATTTAAAATCTGGAGAAGTCACCAGCTTACAAGGAGACCCCATTAAGGTTCTAGTCAATCCTTCTAGGGGAGTATTTGTGAATGATGCTCAAGTAACAAAAGCAGATATTCCCGCAAGTAACGGTGTAATTCATCAAATTGATAATTTGATTTTGCCACCAAGTCTGTAA
- the cobO gene encoding cob(I)yrinic acid a,c-diamide adenosyltransferase — MKNDQPEELNSDQEISRLIDEVMSSSTASLNDEQYRKKMQRRKEIQDQRIAKAIPEKGLIIVNTGNGKGKTTAALGMVMRSLGHGYKVAIIQFIKGAWEPSEKRVFSHWPDQLEFHAMGEGFTWETQDRDRDLEKANAAWEKSLEFIRNPEFKLVLLDEINIALKLGYLQVEQILAGLAEKPRDKHIILTGRGAPPALIEKADLVTEMTLIKHPFKDQGIKAQAGIEY; from the coding sequence ATGAAAAACGACCAACCAGAAGAATTAAATTCTGATCAGGAAATTTCCCGTTTAATAGATGAGGTCATGTCATCTTCAACTGCATCCCTGAATGATGAACAGTACCGCAAAAAAATGCAGCGTCGCAAGGAGATACAAGATCAACGTATAGCTAAAGCCATACCAGAAAAAGGTTTAATTATTGTTAATACAGGTAATGGCAAGGGTAAGACTACTGCTGCTTTGGGTATGGTCATGCGATCGCTTGGTCATGGATATAAAGTAGCGATCATCCAATTTATTAAAGGTGCTTGGGAACCTTCAGAAAAGCGGGTTTTTAGTCATTGGCCAGATCAACTAGAATTTCATGCAATGGGTGAAGGTTTCACCTGGGAAACCCAGGACCGTGATAGAGACTTGGAGAAAGCTAACGCTGCTTGGGAAAAATCTTTAGAATTTATCCGCAACCCAGAGTTTAAACTTGTACTCTTGGATGAAATTAATATTGCTCTCAAACTTGGTTATTTACAAGTTGAACAAATCTTAGCAGGTTTAGCCGAAAAACCACGAGATAAACACATAATTCTTACAGGTAGAGGCGCACCACCGGCTTTAATTGAAAAAGCGGATCTAGTCACAGAAATGACTTTAATTAAGCATCCTTTTAAAGATCAAGGAATTAAAGCGCAAGCGGGAATAGAGTATTAA
- a CDS encoding glutathione S-transferase family protein encodes MLELYQWELSQYSEKVRLCLDYKGLEYHKIEVTPGIGQVELFRLTGQKQVPVLKDGHRYIVDSTEIAKYLDSEYPDRPLIPTDKKKRAQALLLEDWADETIGIKGRKALFAAISQDQNFRKSLLPVSTPDILKSVVEGVPGDFLNVLGFGVGFTPDVINSAIASLKQDLEILTELLSDSPYLLGDEPTIADLAVAGLSILLKFPAGPYLDLPESLRGKGLPILADNPDYEPFFTWRDRLYEQFRKPLTGKPPATGSAPTSIQID; translated from the coding sequence ATGCTGGAATTATATCAGTGGGAACTCTCTCAATATTCAGAAAAAGTCCGTCTATGCCTTGATTATAAAGGCTTAGAGTATCACAAAATTGAAGTCACTCCCGGAATTGGACAAGTAGAATTGTTTCGTTTGACTGGTCAAAAACAAGTACCAGTATTAAAAGATGGTCATAGATATATTGTAGACTCGACGGAAATTGCTAAGTATTTAGACTCGGAATACCCAGATCGTCCACTGATACCAACAGATAAGAAAAAACGCGCTCAGGCTTTATTATTAGAAGATTGGGCAGATGAGACAATTGGGATTAAGGGTAGAAAAGCTTTGTTTGCTGCGATCAGTCAAGATCAAAATTTCCGCAAATCTTTATTACCAGTCTCCACACCAGATATTTTGAAATCTGTGGTTGAAGGTGTACCAGGTGATTTTCTCAATGTTTTGGGTTTTGGGGTGGGTTTTACTCCTGATGTGATCAATTCTGCGATCGCTAGTTTAAAACAAGATTTAGAAATCCTCACAGAACTATTATCAGATAGTCCTTATCTGTTGGGAGATGAACCCACTATAGCTGATTTGGCAGTTGCGGGATTATCAATATTATTGAAGTTTCCAGCAGGTCCTTATTTGGATTTACCAGAATCTCTCAGAGGTAAAGGATTACCAATTTTAGCAGATAATCCTGATTATGAACCATTTTTCACCTGGCGCGATCGCCTCTATGAACAATTCAGAAAACCCTTAACAGGTAAACCCCCCGCTACCGGAAGCGCACCTACTTCGATACAAATTGATTAA
- a CDS encoding YciE/YciF ferroxidase family protein: protein MVQLSERPGVKKISSSQDKFIYEIGAMYDAEHRFLEAQQMMWQCCQNNQLKSLIETHIRETEQQIRNLEQVFTTLGQQPQRVTCDAAAGVISDGQKFMLLAAESQKILEQGIAGGQLVVEHLEIACYRCLIKGAEQMGQNQVVQLLQQNLQQEEQTAQKLEQLLPQLLQQAQSGDGKTTAKSR from the coding sequence ATGGTTCAACTGAGCGAACGTCCTGGCGTAAAAAAAATCTCTAGCTCACAAGATAAATTCATTTACGAAATTGGTGCGATGTATGATGCTGAACATCGCTTTTTAGAAGCTCAACAGATGATGTGGCAATGTTGTCAAAACAATCAATTGAAGTCTTTAATTGAAACCCACATCCGCGAAACTGAGCAACAAATTAGAAATTTAGAGCAGGTTTTTACCACTCTGGGACAACAACCACAACGAGTTACTTGTGATGCTGCTGCTGGTGTGATCAGTGACGGTCAAAAATTCATGCTTTTGGCTGCTGAAAGTCAAAAAATTCTCGAACAGGGAATAGCAGGTGGACAGTTAGTAGTCGAACATTTGGAAATTGCTTGTTATCGGTGCTTGATCAAAGGTGCTGAACAGATGGGACAAAACCAAGTGGTACAGTTGCTACAACAAAATTTGCAGCAAGAAGAACAAACAGCGCAAAAACTAGAGCAGTTACTACCACAGTTACTTCAACAAGCTCAGTCTGGTGACGGCAAAACTACGGCTAAATCTCGCTAA
- a CDS encoding HEAT repeat domain-containing protein — protein sequence MTAPNLEIISTQLESPNLRDRMVALANLRNIPSEDAVPLIKKVLNDESLQLRSMAVFALGIKQTPECYPILVRILETDPDYGIRADAAGALGYLGDNRAVEALSRAFYEDTDWLVRFSAAVALGNIKDSRAHDILIQALDSQEVVIQQAAISALGEIKSIDSVDYILRFAQAEDWLVRQRLAEALGNLPTPKSVSALKYLEKDSHPHVAQAATISLKRLQEIENQV from the coding sequence ATGACTGCTCCCAACTTAGAGATAATTTCTACTCAGTTAGAAAGTCCAAATTTGCGCGATCGCATGGTAGCCCTTGCTAACCTGCGGAATATACCATCAGAAGATGCTGTACCTTTGATTAAAAAGGTATTGAATGATGAATCTTTGCAACTGCGATCAATGGCAGTATTTGCTTTAGGTATCAAACAAACCCCAGAATGTTATCCTATTCTGGTGAGGATTTTGGAAACTGACCCAGATTATGGTATCCGTGCTGACGCTGCCGGTGCTTTGGGATATTTGGGTGATAACAGAGCAGTTGAGGCACTATCACGGGCATTTTATGAAGATACAGATTGGTTAGTTAGATTTAGTGCCGCTGTGGCGTTAGGTAATATTAAAGACTCCCGCGCCCATGATATTTTAATTCAAGCACTGGATAGCCAAGAAGTAGTGATCCAACAAGCTGCTATTTCAGCTTTGGGAGAAATTAAATCTATTGACTCTGTAGATTATATCCTGCGCTTTGCTCAAGCCGAAGATTGGTTAGTGCGTCAGCGTCTAGCAGAAGCTTTGGGTAATCTCCCTACTCCCAAGAGTGTTTCAGCTTTGAAATACTTAGAAAAAGACAGTCATCCTCATGTTGCCCAAGCTGCAACGATTTCTCTCAAGAGACTCCAAGAAATAGAAAATCAAGTTTAG